One region of Aminobacterium colombiense DSM 12261 genomic DNA includes:
- a CDS encoding YbaK/EbsC family protein — MSTELVFDPVANVTAFLRENGYDVNITISCQTIFTVDDAALAVGAPAEHILKTLLLLVDEKPVLALMSGPNRVDLKKVKQVFGAKKTKMASPDFVYGYSGYKIGGVPPVGYPEKIPAVLDEDLFRYETVWAAAGTDHAFFPISPERLQILTEGRKADIKKER, encoded by the coding sequence GTGTCGACTGAGTTGGTTTTTGATCCTGTAGCTAACGTAACGGCTTTTCTTCGTGAAAATGGATATGATGTAAATATTACCATAAGCTGCCAGACTATTTTCACAGTGGATGACGCAGCTCTTGCTGTAGGGGCTCCTGCTGAACATATACTAAAGACCCTTCTCCTTCTTGTAGATGAAAAACCCGTCCTAGCCCTCATGTCAGGCCCTAACAGAGTAGACTTAAAAAAGGTAAAGCAGGTTTTTGGAGCTAAAAAGACAAAAATGGCTTCACCTGATTTTGTCTATGGCTATTCGGGCTATAAAATTGGAGGGGTCCCCCCTGTAGGATATCCGGAAAAGATCCCCGCAGTTCTTGATGAGGACCTTTTCCGGTATGAAACAGTTTGGGCTGCAGCTGGAACTGACCACGCCTTTTTTCCCATATCCCCTGAAAGACTTCAAATTCTTACGGAAGGGCGAAAGGCCGACATTAAAAAAGAACGATAG
- a CDS encoding PPC domain-containing DNA-binding protein: MKYAATDEMIVLRLTHGEDIHNSISFVCKERDVDSAVVVSAAGMVTNVTFGWFNGKEYEKATYNNVMELLALNGNVSYKHEGIYPHLHAVFSRPDHTCLGGHILQALVHHNVEICIIPLKTIYLNREFDEWFEALAPETRL, encoded by the coding sequence ATGAAGTATGCAGCCACTGACGAAATGATTGTTTTACGGCTCACCCATGGGGAAGACATCCATAATTCCATCAGTTTCGTCTGCAAAGAACGGGATGTTGACTCTGCAGTTGTTGTTTCAGCAGCAGGCATGGTAACAAATGTTACTTTTGGATGGTTCAATGGCAAAGAATATGAGAAAGCCACCTATAACAACGTTATGGAACTCTTGGCCCTTAACGGTAACGTAAGTTACAAACACGAAGGGATCTACCCCCATTTACACGCTGTTTTCAGCCGCCCCGACCACACATGCCTAGGTGGACATATTCTTCAGGCTCTCGTCCATCACAATGTAGAAATATGCATCATTCCGCTCAAAACAATTTATTTGAACCGTGAATTTGACGAGTGGTTCGAGGCTTTAGCTCCCGAAACAAGGTTATAA
- a CDS encoding asparaginase produces the protein MPKRGKIALVIAGGQIGLKTEEDSGHQPFLSGETMLSWLPEDMSQDVFLVDWSHQPSSHYSIRMTTDLIQILNKLIIEGVDGIVVSSGTDTLEEMAYLTDLFWAYPQPVIFTAATLPFDVPGTDAIINLTQAMYAASSQKCWGLGVLVCLQDQLFAASEITEETNHRRSAFVSPDRGPLGEIIGQDIQILRIHKRSKVLEGDHVPARNVELIYANLGGGELLIKLLSEAKDRDLDGLVIAGFGDGTISPSWIPFLRKIIRDGIPVVISSRCFMGRTRRFFNFEGSLNKLLELGVYDGGNLRPLQARLKLSAGLGAGLKGSELQKFLYSQ, from the coding sequence ATGCCCAAAAGAGGGAAGATTGCTCTGGTAATTGCTGGAGGGCAAATAGGGTTGAAGACAGAAGAGGACTCTGGACACCAGCCCTTCTTAAGTGGCGAAACCATGCTTTCGTGGCTTCCAGAGGACATGTCGCAAGATGTTTTCCTTGTAGATTGGAGCCATCAGCCAAGTAGCCACTACTCTATTCGTATGACAACAGATCTTATTCAAATATTGAATAAGCTAATAATAGAAGGTGTGGACGGCATTGTTGTTTCAAGCGGCACTGACACCCTTGAAGAAATGGCCTATTTAACAGATCTATTCTGGGCCTACCCCCAACCTGTCATCTTCACGGCAGCAACACTTCCTTTTGATGTCCCGGGTACGGATGCTATTATTAACTTAACCCAGGCTATGTATGCTGCCTCATCCCAAAAATGCTGGGGGTTAGGTGTTCTAGTGTGCTTACAGGACCAGTTGTTTGCAGCCTCTGAAATAACGGAGGAAACAAACCATCGCAGAAGCGCTTTTGTATCACCTGACAGAGGCCCGCTTGGCGAGATAATTGGTCAAGACATACAGATATTAAGAATTCACAAACGCAGCAAAGTGCTTGAAGGAGATCATGTTCCTGCCAGAAATGTGGAGTTGATATACGCTAATCTTGGAGGAGGAGAGCTTCTTATCAAACTCTTATCAGAAGCAAAAGATAGAGATCTCGATGGACTCGTTATCGCAGGTTTCGGAGATGGTACTATTTCTCCATCATGGATCCCCTTTTTAAGGAAGATCATCAGGGACGGCATCCCGGTTGTCATTTCCTCTCGCTGTTTTATGGGACGTACACGGCGGTTTTTTAACTTTGAAGGGAGCCTCAACAAACTTCTTGAGCTAGGGGTGTACGACGGAGGGAATCTAAGACCCCTTCAAGCGAGGTTAAAACTTTCCGCTGGCCTCGGAGCAGGCCTTAAAGGCTCAGAGCTTCAAAAATTTCTCTACTCGCAATAA
- a CDS encoding lactate utilization protein has product MTNKKDPFAAAQTASNRQLGVNVVKNLTSKGFEAIYVDTGEQALEEVLKLIPQNATVGIPGSVTIRQIGAIEKLQERGCTIAQHWDPTLSPEQKKEVLKKEFLSDYFLTSSNALTEEGMLVNIDGTGNRVSAMAWGTNILIFVVGINKIARDVDSALARIRDKATPPNAIRLNIDTPCSHVGHCVDCNSATRVCRAILILERPTTGRETHVIVVGENLGY; this is encoded by the coding sequence ATGACGAATAAAAAAGATCCATTTGCTGCAGCACAGACTGCCAGCAATCGACAACTAGGTGTCAATGTCGTTAAAAACCTCACGTCCAAGGGATTTGAAGCTATTTATGTAGACACGGGAGAACAGGCTTTAGAAGAAGTATTAAAACTTATACCCCAAAATGCTACCGTGGGTATTCCCGGCAGTGTAACCATCCGACAAATTGGAGCTATCGAAAAACTCCAAGAACGTGGTTGCACTATTGCTCAGCATTGGGACCCCACTTTAAGTCCAGAGCAAAAAAAAGAAGTTCTGAAAAAAGAATTCCTTTCAGATTATTTTCTTACAAGCTCAAATGCATTAACGGAAGAAGGCATGCTTGTTAATATTGATGGCACTGGTAATCGTGTCAGCGCTATGGCATGGGGAACTAATATACTGATCTTTGTCGTTGGAATTAACAAGATTGCGCGGGATGTTGACAGCGCCCTTGCCCGCATTCGAGATAAGGCGACACCTCCGAACGCCATCCGCCTGAATATTGATACTCCATGTTCCCATGTCGGCCACTGTGTGGATTGCAACAGCGCCACTCGAGTTTGCAGGGCAATTCTTATTCTTGAACGCCCCACCACGGGACGCGAAACCCACGTAATCGTTGTAGGAGAAAATCTTGGATACTAA
- a CDS encoding sigma factor-like helix-turn-helix DNA-binding protein has product MREEDLLEDRIYLNQLYDLYGALLTEKQRNAYEHHEFSDLSITETAERLDTTRQAAFDLISRAKSRLEELEALLKLHERIKNLEKRIEDLEERCQDK; this is encoded by the coding sequence ATGAGAGAAGAAGATCTTCTTGAAGATCGAATTTATCTAAACCAGCTTTATGATCTATACGGAGCTCTTTTGACAGAGAAACAGCGTAATGCTTATGAACATCATGAGTTTTCAGATCTTTCCATTACAGAAACCGCTGAACGTTTAGATACTACAAGGCAAGCTGCTTTTGACCTTATATCCAGGGCGAAAAGCAGGCTGGAAGAACTTGAAGCTCTTCTTAAACTGCACGAACGGATAAAGAATCTTGAAAAGCGAATAGAAGATTTGGAAGAGCGTTGCCAGGATAAATAG
- the ffh gene encoding signal recognition particle protein — translation MFEALKERLESVFNTLKGKGKLSEEDVNAALREVRRALLEADVDYKVVKSLVDSIRGRCIGQEVLDSITPGQQVVAIVYEELVSLMGEDVVPFIISSKPPTLCMMVGLQGSGKTTSAVKIAKRIQNAHNPLVVACDLRRPAAIEQLKVLAQQSKVAFYGPSGGTQDVIKVAKEALAYAEDHLNDVIIFDTAGRLHVDEDLMEELSRLKDLVNPHEILLVVDAMTGQEAVKVATSFHEKLSLTGVVLSKLDGDARGGAALAIRATTQVPIKFAGVGEGIDAIELFDAKRMAQRIIGMGDVMGLAEKVQQVTSQEDVAKITKSLKKDKLTMEDLLLQFEQIEKLGPLDKVIDMLPGMGKMKELKNAELDPKRLKQSKAIIQSMTLEERRNPQIIKGSRRRRIAEGSGTTVQMVNQLLKQYDQMKQLWKYMGKGKKGFRLPKGLFGGGGFPF, via the coding sequence ATGTTTGAAGCGTTGAAAGAGCGTCTAGAATCTGTTTTTAATACTCTAAAAGGTAAAGGTAAACTATCAGAAGAAGATGTTAATGCCGCTTTGAGAGAAGTCCGCCGGGCCCTACTCGAGGCTGATGTAGACTACAAAGTAGTGAAGTCACTGGTAGACTCTATTCGGGGACGTTGTATTGGCCAGGAAGTTCTTGATTCTATTACTCCGGGTCAGCAGGTTGTCGCCATTGTGTACGAGGAACTTGTAAGTTTGATGGGGGAGGATGTTGTCCCCTTTATCATTTCTTCTAAGCCTCCCACGCTTTGCATGATGGTAGGTTTGCAAGGAAGCGGTAAAACCACATCAGCTGTAAAAATAGCAAAGCGCATTCAAAATGCCCATAATCCGTTGGTCGTAGCTTGCGACCTTCGTCGGCCTGCAGCCATAGAGCAGCTGAAAGTACTTGCACAGCAGAGTAAAGTTGCTTTTTATGGCCCCTCAGGGGGAACCCAGGATGTTATCAAAGTAGCTAAGGAAGCCCTTGCCTATGCAGAGGATCATTTGAATGACGTTATTATTTTTGACACTGCGGGACGGCTTCATGTGGACGAAGATTTGATGGAGGAACTTTCTAGGCTTAAAGACCTTGTAAATCCTCATGAGATCTTGTTAGTAGTAGATGCTATGACAGGGCAGGAAGCAGTCAAAGTGGCAACAAGTTTTCATGAAAAGCTTTCTTTAACAGGTGTTGTTTTAAGCAAATTAGATGGTGATGCCCGAGGCGGAGCTGCATTGGCAATTAGAGCTACAACGCAGGTTCCCATAAAGTTTGCAGGTGTTGGAGAAGGTATTGATGCCATTGAATTGTTTGATGCCAAGCGGATGGCTCAGCGAATTATTGGCATGGGAGATGTGATGGGACTTGCTGAAAAAGTTCAGCAAGTGACATCTCAGGAAGATGTCGCGAAAATTACGAAAAGTCTTAAAAAAGACAAACTCACCATGGAGGATCTTTTATTGCAATTCGAGCAGATAGAAAAGCTCGGGCCTCTTGATAAGGTTATTGACATGCTTCCCGGCATGGGAAAAATGAAAGAATTAAAAAATGCTGAACTTGATCCGAAACGGCTAAAACAATCAAAAGCAATCATACAATCTATGACTCTGGAAGAACGCCGCAATCCTCAAATTATCAAAGGGAGCCGAAGGCGGCGTATTGCAGAAGGATCTGGAACTACTGTGCAAATGGTTAATCAGCTTCTCAAGCAGTATGACCAGATGAAACAACTTTGGAAGTATATGGGCAAAGGTAAAAAAGGTTTTCGCCTTCCGAAAGGACTTTTCGGAGGCGGAGGGTTTCCTTTCTAA
- the rpsP gene encoding 30S ribosomal protein S16, translating into MAVRIRLARFGRKKTPFYRLVVADSRSPRDGRFIELLGTYNPMVDPADIKIDEEKALYWLKNGASPSDTARGILKMAGVWEKFAAEKNSAE; encoded by the coding sequence ATGGCGGTACGTATTCGTTTAGCCCGGTTCGGGCGCAAAAAAACTCCTTTTTATCGGCTTGTAGTAGCCGATTCGAGATCACCACGTGATGGACGGTTCATTGAGCTTCTGGGAACCTATAATCCCATGGTGGATCCCGCGGACATTAAGATCGACGAGGAAAAGGCTCTCTATTGGCTGAAAAATGGAGCTTCTCCCTCTGACACGGCTCGGGGCATCCTTAAGATGGCTGGTGTGTGGGAGAAATTCGCTGCAGAGAAAAACTCTGCTGAGTAA
- a CDS encoding KH domain-containing protein, with the protein MANYQELVKYIVDHLVTIPDQVEITTEVNDRGIVMVLIKVASEDVGRVIGKRGATINAIRLVAKAAAVKENERVEVDIEAD; encoded by the coding sequence ATGGCTAATTACCAAGAACTTGTAAAATACATTGTCGATCACCTTGTTACTATCCCAGACCAGGTAGAAATTACCACAGAAGTGAATGACCGGGGAATAGTGATGGTTTTGATCAAAGTAGCTTCTGAAGATGTGGGACGGGTGATTGGAAAACGCGGCGCCACGATCAATGCCATCCGTTTAGTGGCAAAAGCTGCTGCTGTGAAAGAAAATGAACGAGTGGAAGTGGATATTGAAGCAGATTGA
- the rimM gene encoding ribosome maturation factor RimM (Essential for efficient processing of 16S rRNA) translates to MENRNLVTIGRIVGVHGLRGGIKIFPLTDFPQRFFTMKNLAVYGEDEKPLAVLTVQDMKFLDGKGIIVAETRELQTPKSAESLKDCLIKITSEERYSLEEGEYWIDDLIGMKVFEKGSGRYLGMVHNVFFAGENDIYTVISDDGKEHFIPAVSEFIKKVDIDNRVMEVEMIEGLWE, encoded by the coding sequence ATGGAAAACCGTAACCTTGTTACAATTGGGCGTATCGTAGGAGTGCATGGTTTGCGTGGGGGTATTAAAATTTTTCCTCTCACTGATTTTCCCCAGCGCTTTTTTACGATGAAAAACCTTGCGGTTTATGGCGAAGATGAAAAACCTCTGGCTGTACTCACCGTTCAAGATATGAAATTTCTGGATGGCAAAGGAATTATCGTTGCCGAAACCCGTGAACTTCAAACGCCTAAAAGTGCTGAAAGCCTGAAAGACTGCTTGATCAAAATTACATCTGAAGAACGGTATTCTTTGGAAGAAGGGGAATACTGGATTGATGATTTAATCGGTATGAAGGTGTTTGAAAAGGGGAGCGGCCGCTATCTAGGGATGGTGCATAACGTTTTCTTTGCCGGGGAAAATGATATCTACACCGTGATTTCAGATGACGGAAAAGAGCATTTTATTCCCGCAGTATCAGAGTTTATAAAAAAGGTGGACATTGATAATCGCGTTATGGAAGTTGAGATGATCGAAGGATTGTGGGAGTAA
- the trmD gene encoding tRNA (guanosine(37)-N1)-methyltransferase TrmD codes for MRVTIITAFPEFFRDFLSTSIIGRAVETGLINVNLINLREYGFGNYRQIDDYSFGGDGMVLMAEPLSKALEKAREGHQGVDTVVYPSPQGAMLTQEMVESLASREHVIIICGHYEGIDERFAGKCVDLEVSIGDYVLTGGEIPAMAIIDAMARLVPNVVGRGGAVEEDSFFRGMLDFPHYTRPALWEGDQVPPVLISGNEKEIDKWRKQQSVQRTLRRRPDLLSRANIASYLEKGVYLALVHHPVMDHYGQKTTAALTGLDLSDISRSCRTYGLRKFLVVTPLKSQRELAKTMAAHWVKGYGASFNPSRAEAFKTMKTVPTLDKAIEWIKSKEHEEPLVVGTTARACSGAIHWLEMKRTLLESQKPVLFVFGTASGLHKEVTERCSVLLQPLSGGKEDYNHLSVRTAVGVILDRFFGWR; via the coding sequence ATGCGCGTTACTATAATTACCGCATTTCCTGAGTTTTTTCGTGATTTTCTTTCTACAAGCATCATTGGCCGGGCTGTGGAAACAGGTTTGATCAACGTAAATTTGATTAACCTCCGGGAGTATGGCTTCGGAAATTATCGACAGATCGATGATTATTCTTTCGGCGGCGATGGCATGGTGCTCATGGCCGAACCTCTTTCAAAGGCGCTGGAAAAGGCTCGAGAGGGTCATCAGGGGGTAGATACTGTAGTCTATCCCAGTCCTCAGGGGGCTATGCTTACCCAAGAAATGGTGGAGTCCCTTGCGAGCAGGGAGCATGTTATTATCATATGCGGCCATTATGAAGGCATCGATGAACGCTTTGCAGGGAAGTGTGTGGATCTTGAGGTTTCCATTGGAGACTATGTGTTAACTGGGGGAGAAATACCAGCGATGGCCATTATTGATGCTATGGCTCGTCTTGTCCCAAATGTAGTAGGAAGGGGCGGGGCAGTAGAAGAAGATTCCTTTTTCAGGGGTATGCTGGATTTTCCTCACTATACAAGACCAGCACTGTGGGAAGGAGATCAGGTACCGCCCGTACTCATTTCAGGGAACGAGAAAGAGATCGATAAATGGCGTAAGCAGCAGTCTGTACAGAGAACATTGCGAAGGCGACCTGATTTATTAAGTCGAGCTAACATAGCATCGTACCTTGAAAAAGGAGTGTATCTGGCTTTGGTCCACCATCCTGTTATGGACCATTATGGGCAAAAAACGACAGCGGCTCTCACTGGTCTTGATCTTTCGGATATTAGTCGTTCTTGTCGTACTTATGGGCTACGTAAATTTTTAGTGGTTACTCCTCTGAAAAGTCAGCGGGAACTCGCAAAAACCATGGCCGCTCATTGGGTGAAGGGCTATGGAGCATCTTTCAATCCGAGCAGAGCGGAAGCATTTAAGACAATGAAAACGGTTCCAACTCTTGATAAGGCTATTGAGTGGATAAAAAGCAAAGAACACGAAGAGCCTCTAGTTGTTGGAACCACAGCTAGAGCTTGTTCCGGGGCAATTCACTGGCTGGAAATGAAAAGGACTCTTCTGGAGAGCCAGAAACCAGTGCTTTTTGTGTTTGGTACGGCTTCCGGGTTGCACAAAGAAGTCACTGAACGATGTTCTGTTCTTTTGCAGCCTCTTTCTGGGGGAAAGGAAGATTATAACCATCTCTCTGTTCGAACTGCGGTAGGAGTGATTCTCGATAGGTTTTTCGGGTGGAGATAA
- the rplS gene encoding 50S ribosomal protein L19: MDAIKLVEKKYMKNEVPEFRSGDTVRVHVKVTEGARERIQVFEGVVIARKHGGVNETFTVRKISNGVGVERVFPIHCPSIDKIEVKRLGKVRRAKLYYLRKLSGKAARIKERREF, encoded by the coding sequence ATGGATGCCATTAAACTGGTTGAAAAGAAATATATGAAAAACGAAGTGCCAGAATTTCGTTCAGGAGACACTGTTCGTGTCCATGTGAAAGTTACTGAAGGGGCTCGTGAGCGTATTCAGGTTTTTGAAGGTGTTGTAATAGCGAGGAAACATGGCGGAGTCAATGAAACTTTTACCGTCAGAAAGATTTCAAATGGAGTTGGCGTTGAAAGAGTTTTTCCAATCCACTGTCCTTCAATCGATAAGATCGAAGTAAAACGCCTTGGGAAGGTACGTAGAGCTAAACTGTACTATCTGAGAAAGCTCAGTGGTAAGGCTGCTCGTATTAAAGAAAGAAGAGAATTCTAA
- the apgM gene encoding alkaline phosphatase family protein: MRCILVVLDGLGDKGIAPLEGKTPLQAARTVNLDRIAASGTCGLYHSCLQGQALPSEMAHFIMFGYDLAFFPGRGYIEARAEGVPVRDGDVSLLSRTFSVDKKENLFILKIEKMNPDPSVLKPLHDAIRFYRKDNIEIEFIPTTGIAGLSIMRGPGLSSEVTDSNPIYEERPIMQVLPREDTKNFKKAHYTAEILNDYMRWSYEILSSHPINSKRERDNEPPINFIGLQRAGQYRPLIPFHQKWGLRALCIASGAIYHGLCSILGMDILRVSDTDAPEKDLEERLRTAYEATDYDFIYVHTKATDEAAHKRSYQKKIDVIEALDKAFKFAYEVIVPDDEVLFIVTSDHSTASVGNMIHSGETVPIIMSGRYTRKDSVQVFDEISCAAGGLGLLRGHELMYMTLNLLDRGKLAGLMDSPVDQPYYPGPYIPLRG; this comes from the coding sequence ATGAGATGTATACTGGTTGTTCTCGATGGATTGGGAGATAAAGGAATAGCCCCCCTGGAAGGGAAGACACCCCTTCAGGCAGCTCGAACTGTCAATCTGGATCGTATTGCGGCATCAGGCACATGCGGCCTCTATCATAGTTGCCTGCAAGGTCAGGCTTTGCCAAGTGAAATGGCCCACTTTATAATGTTTGGCTATGATCTCGCCTTCTTCCCCGGGAGAGGGTACATCGAAGCCAGGGCAGAGGGGGTTCCTGTAAGAGATGGCGACGTGTCCTTGCTTTCTCGCACTTTCTCAGTAGACAAAAAAGAAAACCTCTTTATCTTGAAGATTGAAAAGATGAATCCTGATCCTTCCGTATTAAAACCACTTCATGACGCTATCAGGTTCTATAGAAAGGACAACATAGAGATCGAATTTATTCCCACCACTGGTATCGCCGGGCTCTCCATCATGCGGGGACCTGGGCTTTCCTCGGAGGTAACAGACTCCAATCCTATCTATGAAGAACGGCCTATTATGCAAGTTCTCCCCAGAGAAGACACAAAGAATTTCAAAAAAGCACATTACACCGCTGAAATTCTTAATGACTACATGAGGTGGTCCTATGAGATTTTGTCTTCCCATCCTATAAACAGCAAAAGAGAGAGGGACAACGAACCTCCAATAAATTTTATAGGTCTTCAGCGAGCTGGGCAATACCGCCCTCTTATACCTTTCCACCAGAAATGGGGGCTTCGGGCACTCTGCATAGCTTCCGGTGCCATCTATCATGGCTTGTGTTCTATTCTTGGCATGGATATCCTTCGTGTAAGTGACACAGATGCCCCTGAGAAAGACCTTGAAGAACGGCTTCGCACAGCCTATGAAGCGACAGATTATGATTTTATCTATGTTCATACTAAGGCAACAGATGAAGCGGCTCACAAAAGAAGCTATCAAAAGAAAATAGATGTGATAGAGGCCCTGGACAAGGCTTTTAAATTCGCTTATGAGGTAATAGTTCCTGATGACGAGGTACTGTTTATCGTAACCTCTGACCATTCTACCGCCAGTGTAGGAAACATGATTCACTCTGGAGAAACTGTGCCCATCATTATGAGTGGACGTTATACTCGAAAAGACTCCGTACAAGTCTTTGATGAAATAAGTTGTGCCGCAGGCGGATTGGGATTGTTGCGAGGGCATGAGCTCATGTATATGACCCTAAACCTTCTAGATAGAGGGAAGCTCGCAGGACTCATGGATTCACCAGTAGACCAACCGTATTATCCCGGCCCATACATCCCATTGAGAGGGTGA
- a CDS encoding Mut7-C RNAse domain-containing protein, which translates to MKAQIAFSPSFSYFFYPSKEEMTPLNFPLQRLTSVKDGVEALGVPHTEVGEILVNGISVDFNYLLKDRDKACILPFSPPVDVTKATLLRPVPLERPSFVVDINVARLGSLLRLMGLDTVYNHAWRDKDIAAISKDEGRIVITRDRSLLKRKIITYGRLIREERPWAQLFEVIKFYNLKSWLFPFSRCSFCNETLRPVQKEDVLDRLEPLTRLFYNEFTECPKCGKVYWSGSHKQRIKERILVMLEKSQQLKAEDDYTSDNIF; encoded by the coding sequence ATGAAGGCACAAATAGCTTTCTCGCCAAGTTTCTCGTATTTTTTTTATCCTTCAAAAGAAGAAATGACGCCTCTTAATTTTCCCTTGCAAAGGCTTACCTCCGTAAAAGACGGTGTGGAGGCTTTGGGTGTGCCTCACACTGAGGTGGGGGAGATTCTGGTTAACGGAATTTCTGTTGATTTTAATTATCTTTTGAAGGATAGAGACAAGGCATGTATATTGCCGTTTTCCCCGCCAGTTGATGTTACTAAAGCGACACTTTTAAGGCCAGTACCTCTTGAGCGGCCTTCTTTTGTAGTTGACATTAATGTAGCCAGACTAGGATCCCTTCTTCGATTGATGGGGCTTGATACTGTTTACAACCATGCATGGCGTGATAAGGATATTGCTGCTATTTCTAAAGATGAAGGGAGAATTGTAATAACGAGAGACCGTTCCTTGTTAAAGCGAAAAATAATAACCTATGGACGGCTTATTCGCGAGGAAAGGCCCTGGGCCCAGCTATTTGAGGTTATAAAGTTTTATAATCTAAAATCGTGGCTTTTTCCTTTTAGCAGATGCAGTTTTTGTAACGAGACTCTTCGCCCCGTCCAAAAGGAAGATGTTCTTGATCGCCTGGAGCCTCTTACGCGGTTGTTCTATAATGAGTTTACCGAATGTCCAAAGTGCGGAAAGGTCTATTGGTCAGGATCTCATAAGCAGAGGATAAAAGAGAGAATTCTGGTTATGCTGGAGAAATCTCAGCAGTTGAAAGCAGAGGATGATTATACTTCTGATAACATATTTTAA